The window CACGAGAGATCTGGACTGATCCCTTTTGGTGTTCCCAAAATAATCTGGGTCTTCCTTTACTCTCAAACTGGCATAACACAAACCAGCTACCTTCCAGCTCAGGTGCTGAGCTCAGCCTCTGGGCTTGGATTGAGAGTGGAGGTGCTTTCATTGCTGGTGGGGCTAACAACCCTATGATAACCTGGCCAGTCCAAAAAGAGCTTCAGCAAGCAGGAGGATACCCAGTGAATGGGGGAGCCAGAGTTGGAATGTTTGTCACTGGATGCTCTTCCCTCTTTTGTTTGTAAGGCACCTGCCACTCATAAATGAGAATCAGGCCCCTGGTGACTATGTCCTCAGTATTGGAGCCATtagcagaaaatgagaaatttccCTGTCCCTATCCTAGTCTGTGGTTCTTCCCCCAGAGGGTCTTTCCCAAGGGGAGAGGATCCATTGGCCCACATTGGCCCACATTGAGCCATGTCCCAGTTTGTCCCTCCATGCCCACTGTGCCTCCCAGGACTGGATGAGGTCGATATTgtctcccagcagctgccagcatcCACACTCACCTCGACTTCCCATGCCCATCCATACCTCCGTACAGTAAATGTGGTAATTTTTTCTGTGGCTTGTTCAGCTGTCATGTCCCCAGTATCAAtggcttttttctccccctctcacCTCCAGATTGCTAACTGATCCTGCAAGGACACTGCCCCCTGCCCTCTTCCTTGACTCTGCTATGGACACTTCTGCTTTCAGCCTCCCCACGCCGGCAGTGTCAGAGGAGGGGAATGCCTCTGGCAGCTGGGCAGGCTTCACCACCCCCAACAGCTCCACCACCACCAGTCCTGGTGTGGTTGTCAGCGGTGTCCTCATCCCCCTGGTCTACCTCATTGTCTGTGTGGTGGGGCTGATTGGGAATTCTCTGGTCATTTATGTGGTCCTACGACACTCTGTGAGCGAGTCAGTGACCAACGTCTACATATTGAATCTGGCCCTAGCTGATGAGCTTTTCATGCTGGGCCTCCCATTCCTGGCCGCACAAAATGCCCTGTCCTACTGGCCTTTTGGGTCTTTCATGTGCCGCCTGGTGATGGCTGTGGATGCCATCAACCAGTTCACCAGCATCTTCTGCCTGACAGTGATGAGTGTTGATCGCTACCTGGCCGTGGTCCACCCAGGGAAGTCCTCCAAATGGCGGACGGCACGAGTGGCCAAGGCTGTGAGTGCAACTGTGTGGGTGCTGTCTTCCGTGGTGGTGCTGCCAGTGGTGGTCTTCTCAGATGTCCCCTTAGGGATGAGCACATGCCACATTCAGTGGCCAGAACCTGCCTCTGTGTGGAGAGCTGGCTTCATCGTCTACACTGCCACCCTAGGATTCTTTGGGCCACTGCTGGTGATTTGTCTCTGTTACCTTCTTATCGTTGTGAAGGTCCGTTCCTCTGGCAGGCGGGTGAGGGCTCTGTCCTCCAAGCACAAGCTTTCAGAGCGCAGGGTGACCCGCATGGTGGTGGCTGTTGTGGCTGTCTTCATCCTTTGCTGGCTCCCCTTCTATGTCCTCAACATAATCAATGTCGTCTGCCCACTGCCAGAGGAGCCATCCCTCTTTGGTGTCTACTTCCTCGTGGTGGTGCTGCCATATGCCAACAGCTGTGCCAATCCTATCATCTATGGCTTCCTCTCCTACCGCTTCAAGCAGGGCTTCCGGAGGGCCATCCTCAGGCCATCTCGCCGAGTCCAGAGCCAGGAAGTGCCAGCATGTCCCCCAGAGAAGACTGATGATGAAGGGGAAGAGGGTGAGATCAGCAAGATCACCCAAAATGGTAATGACAGGCAGGAACACCCTCTAAGcagtggggaaggagaaaacaatGAGCAAAAACCACTCCCTGAGGAGCCTGTGGGATGTGAAAAGAGCAACAAGTTGCATGTCAGTTATTTATGATGAAAGGAATAGTGCAGGGGAAAGAGATATTGGGACATGGGATCCCCTTCACCCTCTGTGCTTTTCCACCAAGGCAATGGGAGAGGTTGATACAAGGAAATATTCAAGGCCAAAACTCTGCTTAAAGATGAAGAGGGCTCCATGAGCTTGTGGAAGAAGCAAGGCATTGTTCTTGGCTTTGGAAGGGACACCTGAGGTTTGTGTGGTACCAGGTAAAGGAAGAACTGGATCCAGGGAGAGCTGAAGAGGTGATGGGCGCTGACAGTATGGAGAGAGCAAGGCCAGCCCTAGACTGCATGATCCATCCTTAGATCACCCAGCTGTGCAAGGCACCAGCTGCCATCTGACTGTGGCACCTCAAGGAAATCCTCAAAATGGCATATATGACATGTACCATTGAAGATCTAGAACAGGCATTTCAGTGCCTTGGTTATCTTCCTTATAAACAGGAGAAGTGGTTTACCCTAAAGgaagaataggaagaaaaatgtctgcagCTAAGACATGCTAGTTGCATGAATGTCTGACCCTTCTCTAGCTCTCCAATAAGTCTTGGGGACAGTGTCTCTACCCATGCTGGTCCTGGCTGGAGACCACTCTGACTGCTCAAGGCCTCTTTCTTTCCAGGGCTCTCATGGACTCTGGGTAGGTTGATGAGACTTACCTGGGAGAACAAAtgggacatttttttcctgaacctCACACTCTTTAGGGTTTTCCTGGTGCCTCTGCACCCTGGTGCAGAGGTAGAGAAGACAACAAGGCATGGGTTGGAGGCAGAGTTTCTTACAAGCTGAAAtgcctttccccttttcctctctctaaGCCTTactgtaaataaacaaaaagcttttggaCTTAAAAGGCCAACTGGGCAGAACTATTCTGTGTGTTTAGGGGAGGGAGGGTGCTATAGACTTGGTTCTCCTGAGAATACACAATGTCTTGGAGATGAGTTGATCTTTGTATGGAGTAACATTTGGCTGGTACAGAAGATCAAGGCATATATCAGTACAGGATgggggcagggagcagaaggAGGTCATGGGATCTCCAATGTGTGAATTGATTTGTCTTATGGGAAATGTCAGAGTATTTGGCTCAGGATGGAGAAGATATGATGTGTTTGCATGCGTAGAAAGGTGGTTGCATGTGAAAGTTTGATCACTGGACTGTACATGTGTGAGAACGCCTGAACAGGGTTAGAGATAGAGGAGCCAGTGCTGGTGGGAGATGTGCATGGGTTGGGCACTGATGCTAATCTGTGTGTGGCCGTGGGGCATGTATAAATGTGTACAAATGTAGATAAGGGGTATGCGTGTGTGTGAGTGTATACAAACACAGATGAGGAAGTGTGTTTATGTAACTGTGGGATGTCTAAGTGTAGATATGCTTGTGCAGGCGTACAAGTATATCTAGAAATGTGCGTGTGCGTGCAAATGCTTGGGTAAGAGTGTAAGAGTATGTGTGTTGCTGTGAGTGGTGGATGAGTGCTTGCTTCTGTGGATCGGCTGTTGGAGGGAAGTTGTGGGCAGGCCCGTCTGAGTGtgcaggctggaggagcagcagtgcacAAGGGTGGGTGGGATGAAGGTCTCTCCCTCCACTTTGGCTTCATTCTATTTTAACAAATGAGAAGGAGGGATCCACCAGGAGGAGACATGCCTCCCTGAGGTCAGGTGATGTTGGAGGAGGCAGTCCATGGAGGGTCAGTGACAAGAGCTGGCTGGGTGACAGAAAGGCGTCTCACAGGTGACTTGAGAGAAGGCATAAGGTGGGAAAGGATGGCATGAGGCCAGGCATGCTGGGACAGAAGACAAAAGCCCTGTACTGGGAAGCAGAACaacctgcagcagctgaggatgATGGGAACAGAATCACTTTATGAGGAAGCAAGAGACAAGGTCACCCAAAGGTGATGTGAGAACAAGTGAAGACCTGGTAGGCATCAGGGGAAGTGGAGTGCAGGACACCTGCGTAGCAGAGCATCAGGTGAGGAGACATGTCCTAGCCAGGCCAGAGAGCAGAGGAAGTGTGGGAAGGCACTGCAAACATGACCAATCAAAAGACATTCAGTGGTGCTCTCAGCCACTGGTACAGCTGTCACCTCCCTGACAGAGGTGACAATTGTCCCTATGAATCCTCCCTCCTATTGTTTTGTCTTTGAGCCTGGGATGCTGGTGCCAAGCCGTCCAAGCCTGTAGGCTCAGCCTCAGGATCTGAGCTATCAGCAATACCGCACAGCTATTGCTTTGCTCCTCTTACAAAGCGTGCTTGCTCCTCTGAGCGTGGGCAGTCAGACACCCAGGAGTGCTGGCTCAACTcatggggaaaagaaagtgcttggTAGCCAATTTCTATCTTCTGCTACCTCTtcacatctcctcctccttccagccatGCACCAGCTGCCCACACCGTGGGCCCCAGTGAGAAAAGCAGCTAAACTATTCATGGGTGTGGGATACACAGTCTGCTGGActaaaaaagcatcttttttttttttttttttttttttttcctggggagcTCCTGCAGCATCCACTGGACAAAGCACAGTCAAGAAATCCTAGCAGAATGAAGGTGAACTGCCAAAGCTCCTGCACCTATATGGGGCAACAAACAGTAGGAAGATTAAAAGGTCTGGCTACCGAGTGGTCAACTAGATGGACACCACAGAACTTTAAATGGGGGTCTGTGTTGCTCTTTTTGCAGTGAGAAACAGGGCGAGGTGaatgctgggcaccactggtGCAGCAATCACTGTAGGGCAGAGGAGAAATTGTAACAGCTGGGGAGCACGTAGCACTGCTTGTGGCTGATGACCAGGCACTGAAGAAGGTCAGTGACAGTGAATGAGGACCTCACAGAAGACAGCTCAGATAGGTGGGGGGCAGATATAGGAAGggtttccttctccacagagtGGCTGCCCAGCTGCCATGGGGAGATGGGGGAGTTCCTTGGCTGCCAACGTGCTTAACAGAGATGCTCTCCACCACTGAATTGAGCTGAGACTTCATTTCGCACGCCTTTGCAGCTCCATCTGCTGCAAGTCACCACTCAAGAAACTCCACCGACTGGTTGGCTTCTTAAAATACCTACATCTCTGAAGAGCCCAAGCACTGCAATGCCAGCCAGCACCGAGCAAGCATGCCAAGCAGACATCATTTTGATACATGGAGTCAGAGACCACTAGcaaggcagctctgcaggggagcctgctggggaaaacaaaatgttttccagggAGACCTGCAGAAAACTGGAGGTCTTTAGTTTAAGCAggagtttaaaagaaaagagtcACAAGTATCATATTCTTCTGTCTTGTGTTTTCTCCTCTATGCTGCGTCCTCTTTTTCAGTGacaaattggggaaaaaaatggagatgaactgaaaataagactgggggaaggaaaagaaaagttggggttttttttttgtctgaaatgcATGAGGACAAACTAAGCGCTACAAAATTCTGCAAAGTATCACCATTGATTAAAAGGCTGTTTTTCATAGGAACGGACATTTGGAATGACAGACAGTACCTCGCTGCCTCCTGACCCCTGCTGCTGtcctcagctctgcctccctcctggTGAATCCCCAGCTTTCTCTGTCATAATAGCATTAATCTGACTGCCCTTTTGATCCCTCTCCTAACCACGGTGTGGTTGACTCTGGGCAACCCAGAAGCCAACGGGACTGTGAGCAGTTGCTAAGTCAAATTCTGGCTGTGTTCAGGGGGATTTGTTCCGGTCAGATgtggaaacagatttttctattCTGGGTGCAGAGACACGGAGATAAGGGCTCCATCAAGCCTTGTGCTGCACAAAAGGTTTTATTCTTGTCACGTAGAGATCAGACCTGCAAGACTAGAAAAGGCCGCAATGATTTCAGCAGCATTGTGCAATGCCTCTTCCCAGCAAACGTTTGATCATAGCTGAGGGTGCTAGAGGCATGGAGAGCCCATCCTGCCAGTTGCTCAGAGAGTTCATGTGTATACGTCAAAGTGCACAGGAGCAGATACAGAGAGGCATATATATGTGATGTGTATATGTGCATACAAATGAGTATTTATGTGattgcatgtgtgtatgtgtgggtACATGTGATTGTGtgaatgtgtataaatatatatacatattcatgTCTGTGGGTGCTTTGATTCAAGTATATCTATATGTGCATGAGACCATATGTGGCCACCCACACAGATGCACACATACCCAGGACATGCACGTGCCTCTTGGCCTAAGCGTGAACACAAGAACACAGCACAGACACCTTCATACACACAGCCCAGGCATGGGTTAAAACTGGGAGATGACAACTGGACCTTGCAAATGACCCTCCCCACACACGGACCCACCATACATGCACACCCAAGCACATTTCTGCCAGCCCAACAGTGATCTGGGGCAGCTTCGGACCCACTCAGTTTGAcccttctcctctgcagtgGATCTTCAGGAGAGAAACTGGAAGGGCAGTGAATGGTGATCAGGGAGAGGTTCCAGCATGGAGAAGTGAGGGTGCGTTTCCAGGCTGTTACTAACACAACCCACACTTAATGTCATTTGAAGCTGTTGTTAGGGAGCTGCTGTATTTGTCATCAGCAGGTAAACACAGCAGCTAAGCTCAGGCAACAGCAAAAATGTCCAGGCCATGTTCTGCTTCAGCTATTGTACAGAACTGTGGAACAAGGGGGtgaggggagagggcaggaagCAGTTAATCAGTTGGTGAAATAGGGTAGCCAGTAGATAAGAGATAGGGAGATACAAGAAAGGGAAACATCCTTGAAAAGAAGATGTTCCTGGCTCTCCTGAGGATTCAACAAGGAATTGAAATGCTTTATCTGCTCAAATAAGtggaaaatatgcaaatatttgctcataaaaaaatgttgtgCTTTGCCTTCCCAAGCATAAAATATGCAAACGCCATGCACAACGCAGCCAGCTCACTCAGATCTCACACTTACCACGTCATGTGCgtgcgcacgcacacacaccccccacacgTCTATGCAGCCTGCTAAAGACAtgtgcctgggctgcagcatgTCCTTCTACACATGACAAACAGCACCATGTGGGAAGGAAATATATACGCTTTGCCTGACGAACCGTGCGTACACGGACTGTGCCCCATCACTGTTTCCTTCGGTGGTCTTCACTCGGGGCAGCTGCTaagctgcggggggggggtgggggggggcgggggggtgttgCAGAGAGGACGAAGGAAGGTGAGCCCACCCCAGCCTCTACCTGCCCTCGGCCACAGGTGCCGGGAGCACAAGCGGGCTGCCCGCCGTTTGCAGGCAGCCGGGCAGCacggggcggggaggaggcagcGCGGGGCGCTGCGCGGCGCGTCCTGCAGGGGGGAGTCGGCAGCCGCCgtgcgggcgggcgggcgggcgtgCTGCGGCCGAGCCGTGCCCGCTTCTCACACACCCGCTCTCTTCTCAGCTGGAAGTGTTCTCGGGTTTGAGGCAAAGGTTGTGCCCGGCGGGGATGCTGCACGAATGGCTGGTCCCAGCACCCCTGCACGCCCCGCGGTGTGCTGACTGGAGGAACAAGGGACTTTAGTCGGGACTTTGATCAGGACCCCCCTCCGACATCGTATCTTCTTGGAAATCCCATATATTCACCATGCAGGTGTGTGAGCCTGGAGGGCCATGCAGAGCCGTTAGACCCTCAGAGGCATTGTAGCTACTGCAAGGCATCACACAGCTTCAGCAGAGATCTGTTGCTGTGAAAAGCATGAAACTTCACTGCATGGGTATCAAACAACACCTATGCCTTGAAGACAAAGCGATCAACATGCTTGAGCTAGACCAAATGGCCAGACAACATGGCAGGACTCTTGCTCTGTTGACTGGTTTTAGGACCAGACTCGGGACAGTGCTACCAAGTCATGGTGGAACCTCTCTGTTTCAAACCCCCCTGGTGCCAGGGTGGCTCCCTTAGTGGGAAGTACCTGTCACAGATCCAAGAGTTTCTGTGAGCTCTTAAACACCAGCTTCCCCAGTCGTGCCACAAAGTGCTTGTTTCTTTGGTAAGAAAGCTCATGGgtacttctgaagaaaattttcttgCCCTAACCACTGTCCACCTTTCTCAGCACTACTTGTGACAGTTAGGATGCCCTCAGTAGTGATCTACTGTTCATAACTGCTCAGGGCAGGGCTAGTGGAAGACAGTACAGAAGAACAAATGGGTCTACTTAGTAGTGGATGGGAGGACGAGGCATTCAGATGCATTCAggtgcagagaagcagaaggcagcaggctTGGCTGAAGGTTATTTTTAAGAACTGGTTCAAACAGACTGCAATGTTGCCTGGTATCTCCCATCCAGCCAAGCTGTTGGGCCTAGATGCTCACAAGGCAGCAAAGTCTTGCTGGTTGCAGTAGGGTTAGCACTTGTGGTCACATGCCAGAGTTTGGGGTGGATACTGGCACAGTTTCTTGTCTCAGTGGTCCCGCAGGCAGGCTCACAAGGTGGTGGTAAGAGATGGGACGCTGAAGCTGGAAAAGCTACCCGTGGGGAGAGGGACAGCATGGGTGCAAGGCATCCCCCACTGATGCAGCTTGTCAGCCAGTCTCTGATACACCGTTCAGCTGTGTCTGCCAGACACGTGGTGTCTCGGACTAGCTGTGGGGGCAGTGGGAAGTGGGAGACAAGCTCACACTTTCATGCTCAGTGCTGGAGACTTGCCAGGTCTAGCAACAGCTTTGCTCTAGCGATGAGCGCAGGTGAACGGCTCTTCCAACTGCTCCTCAGCCACGTGGCGTTTCAGCAATGCACAGCAAAAAAACGTAATGGCTCTGCCAGGCCTTGATCTCCGTGTGTGAGACAGTCCAGGCCGCCAAGCAGCAGAAATCCCTGCTGGCAGAAGTGCCCTTAGACTCAGTGTCAGCCTGCGTAAAGCCAGGAAACGTGTCGTTCCTGGTTGGTCCAGGCCCCACATGGGCAGAAGTTACGAGAGAAATGCAGCCACGAGCTGACGTCCAACAGGCCTGCCCATCCTCGGAGACGTACAACGTATTCTAAGCCAATAATTTTATGCCGTGTTGGTGCTCTTGGGTAACGAGGGCTGGCTGTTACACAAGCCTCGTGCACAGCCGTGGAGTCCACAGGCTGGAAAAGATTCGTcttatcatagaatcctagaatagtttgggttggaagggacttttaaaggtcatctgGTCTTCCCAACCCCCTCCGCAGCCTGGCCGGAGATGATTAGCGATCCCAATATGTCAGAGAGCCAGCTACTGCTACAGGGTAACCCGAGGGCACCCCAAAGCACTGAAGCATAAAAACACACTGCCGCCTTTCCTTTGTCTGAggtgtccccctcccccttttcagGCACTACGGAAGGACAAGGCAAAGGTACCCGGCAGCCGTCGGCCAGCGATGGAGAGGAGGTGAGCGCAGAGCAGTGCTGCCCCTTGCTCCCCAGCTCTTGACACACACATGAGCTCTCTTTCCCAGGGTAGCAGCGGCAGTAGCGAAATGCCTGAACTTTGCTTCCAGAAGGAATCAGCTGTTGAGCTAAGCAAATCGTGATGCTGTGCGGGGTgggtggaaggaaggagagcCAAGCCTGACATGGGCCAGAGCAAGGGGGGAGGCACTCAAAAAGGCCTCGGAGGCAGGATGGAAAAGACAGTAATTACATAAGAGCACTTGGCGAGCATCTGGCTGGAGTCAGCTgggccctgccagccctccctccctgcGCTGCTAaccaggagcagctgaggataCGGACAACCCAGCGTGGGACCCCTCCGGAGGGGAGCGGAGGTAAGAGGTCCTCCGCTTCCCCTCCCGGCTTCCGATGCTCTTGGAGagtgggggcagaggggtggggaaaggaaaagcagctgcggtggaggagaagcagccaggaaggggaagagaaggggctGTTTCTCTACCTCTTGGTGCGGAAGATACCTTTGCTCTGGAGGTTTTGGTGAGGGAGGAGCTGTGAAGGGCAAGTGTGTGGGTGTTTGTGGGTGAATGCAAGTACCTGTGTATGTGTACCAGGGCAGGGAATCCACATGTGCAGCAAGGGAGCGGAGCTGTACGCAGGGgctggaaaggggagaaaacatCAAAGTAATTTCCTTCCTTCCGTACCTGTGGTAGAGAGGGTTAATGGGATGGAGGCAGTCACTGGGGGAGAGCCAGGCTTTACCCCCTACTTTGCCTGCCTTGTGGGGGGTGtaagagaagggaggaaatgtAGAAGGAGGatgaagcagctgcttttgaGCAGGGATTGTTGCAGTCCAATCTGGCCAGAGCTTCCCTGGGCCGCCTCCAAGGCAGAGCGTGCgatgagggagagagaagatTGTTGAGCACACAAGGTACCTTCAGGCTTGGGTTACACTTAAAAGCGTGGCTGGCATGGGGTTATTGGATAGCATTCTCAAAACTTGTATCTTTGAGCATTCAGCCATACAAGCCAAACCCTCCTGCAAATGTGGCTGCTCTGGCAAAATGTTGCTGGTACAGCCAGTTCCCTTCAGGGAGCTGGGCAATGTTACCCTGGCTAAAGTGTATTTACTGGCAGAAAGTGCTGCCCAGCTGGGCAATGCCACCAGTGCAAGTCTTTGTCTGCTGGCTCCCTGCAGGTCCCTGTTCAGCTCAAGATGAGACATTAAACACAAAGTCCTGCTCGCTGCCTGCTGTGAGCTGTTCTTGCAGTCAGATGAGAGAAAGGCAAAGGCCCCAGATGATAAGGTCCTCCACAAAGAACATTTGCTTGGTTGTGAGCAACTTGAGAGTGCAGGTGGAAAGGTGGGATGGAAATGACGGCAATGGCCTTCCCTGCTACTTGTTCCCCTTGTAAAGGTAAAGGCAGCCAGACAGTAAGGCAGAGAGCTGCAAAAGAGGGTAATGTCATGCTTGGAAATAAGGCAGGCAGGAAAACCTGAAGGAGTGAGCCACTGCAATAGCTTTGATGGAACAGCGAGGAACTTTGCCATCAGTGTCAGTCTCTGAGTTTTCATGAACCCCAGAAAATTTATTGGCTTTCAACAATAGTACTGCCAGCTGCCAAaatccccaccagcagcaggcaggagtaGACAGCACAAAAATCCACTTCTGTCAGTTGTCAAGGGTCCATTAGCAAAAAGTGTTGCCCTAACCTTTCTCCCTCCCATTTT of the Grus americana isolate bGruAme1 chromosome 1, bGruAme1.mat, whole genome shotgun sequence genome contains:
- the SSTR3 gene encoding somatostatin receptor type 3, with the protein product MDTSAFSLPTPAVSEEGNASGSWAGFTTPNSSTTTSPGVVVSGVLIPLVYLIVCVVGLIGNSLVIYVVLRHSVSESVTNVYILNLALADELFMLGLPFLAAQNALSYWPFGSFMCRLVMAVDAINQFTSIFCLTVMSVDRYLAVVHPGKSSKWRTARVAKAVSATVWVLSSVVVLPVVVFSDVPLGMSTCHIQWPEPASVWRAGFIVYTATLGFFGPLLVICLCYLLIVVKVRSSGRRVRALSSKHKLSERRVTRMVVAVVAVFILCWLPFYVLNIINVVCPLPEEPSLFGVYFLVVVLPYANSCANPIIYGFLSYRFKQGFRRAILRPSRRVQSQEVPACPPEKTDDEGEEGEISKITQNGNDRQEHPLSSGEGENNEQKPLPEEPVGCEKSNKLHVSYL